The Vigna angularis cultivar LongXiaoDou No.4 chromosome 6, ASM1680809v1, whole genome shotgun sequence genome contains the following window.
TTTACTAAACATTAAGATAACATTCAAAAAGTTAATTAACACAAaactaaatcaaaataataataaaaaacaaagatatttCTTTCTAGACATGTTTATTCTTCATCAGTGTATCTTcctatttaacaaatattaggGTTTGTCAATATCAATTcgtttataaataattattaaattattttataaataattattaaattatctatAAAGCATTATAACGCATTATTCATTAATACTCTTTAAATATTTACTTACCATTCGTAACATTTTTTATGTGTATAAATGAGTATTTTGTATCCCAATACTTAATGTACACCTGTTAAGATTGACAATAACCATGACCTTATTGCATACAAAAAATCTGTAAAAAATTCATAtgcatattaataaaaaataaaaaattgtttatattcaaagagaaaataactaaaaaaggGGCGTTTAAAGACAATAGGtacaaactttaaaaaaatagtacttTGAAAAATGAGTCCGTAAATCTTTGTAGAGAAATTTCTGAATTCACTCCAACGGAAAACATAGCATAttcacttttaataaataaaaatgcgCGAGATTGGAATTTTATTTAAGGAAATTaataacatgaaaaaataatttagcgaaaaattaaattataaaaactggtaaaagtattatttgtttttcttccttaGAAAAAGTTTACAGTAATATTGTAAGTCCATCATTGGTTCACAAGGTCTGCCTGACACACTAAAATAAGACTACTTTCCGTAAAACATGGAGACAAGAATCAGAGCATATGCATTTGCTTACTAGCTGGCTGGTAAATTGCAACTCTATTTTGAATTCTCTATtaattctcatatttaattctgGAGTAAATATCTATATTCATTCctaattattagtattttttattaattttttatatgaatgatcaattacttattatatttcttttatgaatatttgatataaaaatacatttcttttatattcgacatgaaaaaatatatataaatagattagTTTGTTCATAACTTATGAAAAATTTCAATCAATGGTTCATCACTAAGACATTCGTTCAGAactaatttagatttttttttttattttaattcaaattacaGCTGGCATACCAAATTTGCGCATCTTTAACCTTGGTAAAAGCTAAAGCTGCACCTTCCATTTTGGGTTGAACAGATGGAGTAAAAAGACAGACAGAAAagtaaaacacaaataaataaaaacaacaagaaaggattaaaaaaaactatatataaatgaaatagaagaaaaactaaatatataataatgaaaatttaaaaagcaCAGTAGCTAGACTCGTAGATGGATTTCTTTAGCCTCTCAGATATCCTAGCAGCTCCGTTGGCAAATTTCTCGTCCTGAACAATGCATTCAGACTCAgttattggaaaaattattatataattcgacatgttttcatcattattattttatatatcagATACGATTTATGGTTTATGGTTTGAGACTATATTCATAAGAATCTTCCCAGTTGCATATATGGAAAGGAAAGATGAAATTTGAGCTGACCTGATGACAGTGTATTGAATGGAAAACTGCATCTTGGATAACATTATAACTAGCGTTAACAACATCTAATCCTTCTTCATGAAGAACACGAATGGTTTCACTGAACATGAACTGAGAATCCAACCCAGTTATCAGAACAACATCTACGGCTGAACCCATTTGTCGGATCTCAATCCGTGGAGATTTAAACCCTACTCTCTCTCCTCCTCCATTCATGCTCACATTTGGTCTTTCTATTCCTAGTagcttgttcttcttcttctccattttcTCCATATTCATCTGTAATTTCTTTATGTAGTTTGTTGCTTCTTCTACCTGATCCGGCAGTGAAACCGCCTACAacagattaaaataaaaaagagtaatATCTATggaaatagaaatataaatttgaagagaaatgagaaaataagaAGGCAAATGATTGATAATAGAGTTTTTTAATGCACAAATATTAAGACTTGTGAAACTAGCACCGTTTCCTGCACAATATATTTGGTTGAATAAAATGTATGTAAGCAGTTGAGAGAAGTGAAAGAGGGGAAAACCTTTGATGTTTGATGAGGCACAAGAGAGTTGAGTCTGCGGAAGAGAGCCTTCATTTGGTTTCTTCTGTCCCTCTCAATGAATTTTCTATCAACTCGGGAAGGACTAGGGTTGTTCTCCATATCAGTATTATTCATGGCAGCAGCAGATTGGTGTGGTAATTTCAAATGCTCATTCCCATGACAAAAGCGAACGCTTCTGATATAATGATGTCAATTGTTTGGAATCGTTAATGTCTTTTTGAAAAGCAAGATAATATTATTAGATCCTACTGATCAAAGTTCAGATATTGGGAGGTGGACCCAGCTAGCTTTGGCTATGTCTTAAGTTTCACTGTTTCTTTTCcttaataatgaaattttgtttcttcAACACTTCCATTTTTAGTCACACAAACACGATTAGATCATGGGACACGTTCGTCCCTACCTAAAGAAATTCATCACATGCTGAACCACGTTTTCCTTCTATTATGTATGTATACACAGTCTttcaaatatatgttaaatgatTTAGTGAGATTACCTGTAAGtatattttcttctaaatttaGGTTGACTTTAGTAGAAAATCATGGATCTTTGGCACATTTAAGATTGAATATAATATGAGCTAAATACATATAAGATATATACATTATCtctaattcaaaatcttaaaataacaGAGTTATAAGTTTTTTCCATCtttaatgtttaaatttcttttttttaatgtactGGTTAAACTTATACTTAAAGTTCACACAAACTTATACTTAAAGTTCAGACAAAAAAgtatatgattatttttgtaatgtttttacCTTTCTTATTCTTCTCactttgaagaaaaacaatgtaATATTCTATTCTATAAGTTGATTAACATTACATTAATGTTTATtctcaataatatttaaaacactATAAGTAggaatgataaaataatttgtacCCATATATAATGGacatttttaatgaatatttgttTGCAGAACGCTAATGAGTATGTCATGATAGGACAGGCGAGGATATTATGGTATCAAACATATACATGATATCAGCTAATAATTATTctagtaaattttaattaagttttttcttaaatttaaatgatcaaaataaaattattagatattaataataaaataatcatttaaaatttgattttatatatttatatttttttattagaccAATAATATTGaagttattttatgaaatattaatttattaaaacttatatttttggcacaacatatttaaatttttttagaaaaaatatttttttttcattaatttaagcttatattataaaaatttgatataaatttatttaattttttaaaaataaaatataaaaacatttatgaatattcataaatatttgcatatataaagaaatttagtATATATGTTTCACTTATATTCcaaaagtatgtttttttaataaaacaattagaAATTACTTATACTTGACTCGATCTCTTATCATTTCTACCATGAGGGTTATCAAATTAGATAGTTTCattattcaataatttgttaagtatttattataaatcttatgttcactaaaaataaagaaaaatgatactttgacatacataatttttttacatttaattgacactattctttctttattttttctttttcaaaaatttacaaaaatttattcttttaagacCACTTACTTTTATTAAGTATGTCAAAAGAATGTGAATGTGTATCATGTTATccttacttaaaaataaaactaatttataatacataaattaatgcaattttattaattttaaaagtcacTTGGATACAATTCAAAtacacactagtacaaaatatacttttaaactcgcacaaatAGACCTCTTTTTATACAAAACCGCTGCCTATTCAGACACGGTGGCAGTTTCGTAATTAACGAGActttataggcctcggttcagacGAGACCGGTGCCAAAAAGAGATATCACTTCGGTTGTGAAGGCAACCGGTGCCTAATTATCAGTGTCTGACACATTTTCTGACGCGGTTAAGAAAAACCCGAGGTGAAAGAAGTATACGGCATCGGTTGGTaggaaggaccgaggcataagCCTCTGCTGCTCAGACCCGAGGCATAAGCCTCTGCTGCTCAGAcccgaggcatataagcctcTCTTTTTTTCCCCAAAATTTTCCCCAAGTTAACCTAGCTCCCTCCGCACTCTCGCCTCCCCTGgctctccctccctccctccctccctccctcgcCTGgccctccctccctccctcccctggctctcgcctcccctcCCCTCCCCTCCCCTCGCTCACGCCTCCCctggctctcgcctccctcccaGGCTCTCGCCTCCTCTCGCCTCCTCTCGCTCTTGGATTCTCCTCTCGCTCTCGCTTCTTCCTTACCTTACCCCCACGAACCTCCCACAACTAAACCACACCACGCCACTGCCAGCCCCAGATCTGCCACCGTTTCCGTAAAGAGCAGTAGAGGAAGGAGAGGCATCGCGTAGTCGGCGGCGGCGGAGGAAGAGCAGCGCGCGACAGAGGAGTGGACAATCTCCGATGAGATGCGGCGGCTGGAGGAGAATATCGGCATGGCGGTGGCAGATGCGGAGGGCGcggcggaggaggaggagaagcgacGATTGAGGTGGCGGAGGAGGAATCGACAGTGATGAGAATGCTGGGATTGAGGCTCTGTAACGGAGAAGAACGGTGCGGGGATGGGGGCCTTGTGGCGGAGGCGGATGCAGAGGGCGCGGGGGCGAATGCGGAGGGCGCGGAGGCGAATGCAGAGGATgtggcggaggaggaggagaagcgacAGAGGCAACGATGATGGCGGAGGCGGATGCGGCGATTGAGGTGGCGGAGGCGAATCCAGAAGCTTTTTTTTCcagatttcatttctttttgttttgaattgaatCTGAGTTCATTTTGAATTGAATCTAAGTTCACATCgaagatttgattttgttttgatttgtttggtTCCTTTGTTAAATTGAATCTGACTTTACTTGTtaaattgatttgttgaattgaatGTGAGAAGGATCCTTTGTaccaaaaaaattgttttgtagGCCATTGAAGCGTGATTTAAGcttgtttggtttggtttgtttgtgaaatttttttgtcaagaaGCTTGAGCAAAGACATAAAAGAAGCCTGAGGCACCAAAATGATAGGAATggctaaagaagaagaaaaaaaaataaaaaaaggaccttactgcctcggttcaggctccaaccgaggcagtaaaggTAGTGAAACGATTTCGATTATTAGAACCGAGGCCTAATGGTATCATTATATGTCCCGTTttaaaaccgaggcataaagtccaccgctttttacctcgcctgaatatacctcggttcaagaaccggtgcctatcaACAAAAATAATCGGTGCCATTTCCCTTAACTATACTAGTGACACTTCTACAAAATATTTGTAACTACTTACACTTTTGGTAAGCaggttttatatatatatatatatatatatatatatatatatatatatatatatatatatatatatatatatatatatatatatatataaaagtttcaaAACATTTGCCGTGATAAGTGCATGAAGGGTTACGAAAGTAGAGTCTTGGAAACAACTTGAGTTATTAGAGGACTTTTTTAGTTGCAAAAATGTGTATAGATTGACGTTTGTGACTATATGAAGGAAACACGAGGGAATTTTTTGAGACTTTCAATGGGCCACCTTCTGATTTTTTTCATGAGATTATGTAGTTGCAGGGCAAACATCGTTCGTTAGTTGGAAAAAAAAGTTGTGGTTGTCAGATGCTAACTCTCTACAGGAGACGACGCAATACGCCAAAACCAATAATTCAAATATCGTGAAATCAATGgcttaaatgaaattttttttacttaaaatattttctttgttgaaaatctaagtaaaataaaagtaaagcgATGAATAGATTTcttcttataaattaattttataaaattaaattatatattaagagtatttattaatatgatatcaaaatcacaagttaaaatttattataaactaaatatgtgatgatattcattatcatataatctattaatatttaatttgatattttatgtatattattttaacgtgaaaataaaaaatatactagaaatttaacattaactaaatataaatagatttcataatatataaataaataaatgtaaatatcacttaaaaactgaattttataaaatcaaagttaaatttgaagttgattcttgattaatCTCTTTTGCAAGACACAATAATTAACTTTTGTCTTACAACATTCATTAACTTTAATCAATTTCCGAAAATAGATACATTGTATCAAACTAATTAAAGAAGGGTAAAAAGAACTATCTTCAAATCATGGTATCTAGACAAACCTAAAAGCTTCGATGTGCAAATACATTTTAGTCAAAAAATGCGTATTCAACGAATGAAGCGAGGAGGAACAAAAGGTTATTTTTAATTggaattattaaatattaaaaaaaactgttaataaaaaaaagttctgTGATATTCATCAAaagttattaaaagaatatgacagttaattaaaatcataaaaagtaTAAGACAGCGGAATTTAGTAGTATTCAAATAagcttttttttaaaaaaaaacggatactcttatatttaaaatcttataaatttaaatacgtattcatataaaaacaaaaatatttgtcacGAGAGACgtgaaataaaattctaacttaaTCATAAAACATTgtcattgttatttttaaaattttctaaaacggaTCTCGTGATTATGTATGCTAAACTAAAGAACGAcgaaatttttgtatttaaattttgatggttgaaaattatgtttgagttttaaattttctaagtatttaaaattgtatttaatcaTGTTATAttcattacaaaaattatattttaaattttatatgattttgtaaattatatgtaggttttcaattttgttaagTTTCTAAAACTCTTAATCATAATATActtattaaaattgtatttctgattgtagtatattttttaatttttttaataatattgacaTATTTActgatttatttttctattaagtttatattattattttgttaaagaGCATTACGTTCATATATAACTAGGAGACGCGTTgagttttaaaactttttaaaggtTCTTTAATCAAATTGtgtttggatttttttaaattaataaaactatgaattacaaatttattaattgattatattataatttaacttttgaaattcGAGACTCCTTTATTTTTCGGATTGTTTTAAAAAACTTGAAAATTTGTGagattttgtattttcatttttaagtgTTGTCTAAAAGATGTTTTAGAGATGATTCATCCAAAGCTTATCGAATTAGATCAACAGGATCAATCTATATTCAAGAAATATATTAAGAGATATTGTCTACTTGAAAATATacagatttttattttgatttttttattaaaagacacatctaaaaaaaatacatatttaaattacacTTCTCAAGTGAGGTCGAATTATtgagtataataaaaatagtttataaaactAACTAATTCcttataatacaaatttaatttagaagtattaaaattaaagttattttgtGTGATGCAAACTAACTTCAcagtttaaatttgaatatatggTATAGATGAAATTTTCTTTCATCTCAATATTATTTCAGattctataaatatttcataGAGAACTAACATATATGGTTTAAATGAATAGCTCCATATAATGTAATGCGGAAATAAAAGAGTTAAATTAACTTCAAATTTCTCCTTCTATATctacttttaattttagtaCGATTTTTGCTGATTAATATATTAAacgaattaaaaaatttcaataatagaatattttattagaaagtaggtTAAGAATATCTTATAAATTATCAGAGAGTGAAttcataatatttgtatttattgatTAAGTTTAACTTTAAAGATATCAACTAGCATTTAACTTTAAAGATATCAACTAGCATTTAACTTTTACTGTTGCAAGTTATATGAAGTCATGTGTATGACGTCATCTTTATACGTCATTCTCTGACCCcaaggaaataaaaaatctttcatgcaatttgtttttagggtttcaaatAGTTTAGTTTATCAAATATACTTCTCCTTAATAGTTTCAGagtctaaaaaataaaaaatatataaattataaaattcgtGTAACCTTAACAGttattatttttaccttttattttttaaagcaCGTTGCATATTTCAAGAGTCAAATTCCTCTCAATATGGGTCGTTCTTTTTTAAATCACTGATTGAtcctttttataaatataatgatgaCACTGGTCCTACtacttaaacttttttttatatcattttattaaattaaaaaacaattgttaAATAAAGGTTAGTTACATTTATAGAAATGAAGTATAGAGaagaacataagaaaaaaaataaatcagaacaaaaaaaacatagaagatatatggtttaaataaataaaataaaaaaaacggtgaagttttatttttatttatttgaatgataacagaaaattaaagtaaatagataaaattgtataatatttatacaaataaaaatatattaaagccTGTTTATAGTTGGGTAAGACCGAAGCCACGGTGTGACGTGAAACAAAATCAACCATACAATAgattatagttatttaaattactttaactCAAACATAAGtaataaaggaaaataaaagaaattctaAATATAAGTTTCacataacataataaaatgaCTGAAACtctttaaaagaataaataaaagcaCGTTTAATCAAAGTTACAagttttaaacttaataaatgaAATCTTATTGGGGCGCcgtgatttaatttaggaataTTTAACAGGATTTTATCGTAGGAATGaaaacaaatgttttttttaacttaagaaAACTGTACTGGTATTGGattgtaaagaaagaaaaattagaaaaacgtgtttttttttataaatctcttatattaaaacaaagaatagaaaaatcttcaaaataatataacatatcAGAAACCatgtaaaataaaacaacatcTCTCTTCATATAACTTTTACACATAAAATACAATcctatgaaataaaaatatgccATCTATGTAAATCAATAAAtcgacatttttattttaagggaaagtaatagaataacattttatttgtcgcattttatttaaaaactaaattatatatatacgaAAAACAATTTGATAGAAGTGAGAAATAAGACACTCTTATACTATGAACCAAAAggttaattaagaaaaagaaaaccgtTTAACGAAATTGGAAAGTAGTAAGAAATTTATGTATATAATGtattaactttaattatttagtCCAAACGTCACTTAAATCTCTCCCCCCACTTGTTAGACAAGTTTAAAAGATAAGGATAcagagaaaataatattataagttattcaacttacaaaatttatttactttttttggGAAAGTAAAAGTGGTCTTTCCACAATTCTTTTTTAAACTCAAAACTTAAGCATTATTTTGATTGTCTTTTCGAAACAATTgtccaaatattttataaacaaaacttCAAACTTTCTTAAACAAAAAAGTTAATACTCATAGTTTTTTATTGACTTATTATAGATATACACCAAGATAAGCTAAACTCTTTACGTTTACCTACTTTTACAACTGCAcaaagttattaaatta
Protein-coding sequences here:
- the LOC108341689 gene encoding transcription factor bHLH162; its protein translation is MNNTDMENNPSPSRVDRKFIERDRRNQMKALFRRLNSLVPHQTSKAVSLPDQVEEATNYIKKLQMNMEKMEKKKNKLLGIERPNVSMNGGGERVGFKSPRIEIRQMGSAVDVVLITGLDSQFMFSETIRVLHEEGLDVVNASYNVIQDAVFHSIHCHQDEKFANGAARISERLKKSIYESSYCAF